agcagcggaggatggctcaagtccttgggacccttgCACCATGtaagggacctggaagaaactcctggctcctgcttcagcctggctctgccttggtctttgtggccacttgggaaatgaaccagtggatggaagacctctctctgtctcccccaatctctctgtaactctgcctctcaaataaataaatcctttttaaaaaaacctaaaaattctATGCTCTAGAAAACTGTGTCAGAAGCTCAAAATTGGCTCTAGTAGTGTTGTATATAACCATTACTcacatgcaaattaaaacaggAATTAAAAGGGTGACAATActatttctaaatttatatattGTTACATGTGTTTTAAACATGAATtgtagtaaaattaaaaaattaaatattacaaaCAGATATTTGATCCAATCTACATTCACACATCTAAGTTTCTTTACTCAAGTTGTCtataaaatgaaacagaagacCCTTGGGAAATAGTGAAATCAGTGGGGATAGAATCTGACTCTTGGCAGGTGACAATAAGCGTTTTCTCAGTTTTGAGTGGAAATCTTGCTTTGTTGGACCCACATACGCCTTGGCTTTTGAAGAGAGGAAGAGCTGGGTACCTGTGTGCAGCCTATGGCTGTCCTCTGAGCAGTACTCTTGTGGCTGGAGGGATGGTGCCTGACAACTCACAGAGAGGGCAGGGAGGTTCTCGGGTTTGTAAAACAGACCTGTCAGTTAGATGCCCGTGTGATGTCCCTTCCCCAGAGGGCCTCCCctgaaatgaaagaaagaacCGGGTAAAAACACAGAATACAGAGGATTTTCTCACCTCttgatttctgtcttcttttcccCAAGGCAACTTCTCTCTAAGCAGAGACCCATCCAGAGTCTTAAGTCAGGGGACTGTGATGGAGGGTCCGGggtgggcaggaggcagcaggagaatcCAGCAACATTGTTGGGCTCTCTGTGCGCCTCTCTGGCTGAGGACAGGATGGGCCTGACAGGTATGGGGAAGAGTATGTAATCACATTGTATTCAGAGTGTTGTGGGTATACATTTGTTCCAGAAGAGGGTAGTTCCAGGGACCCCAAaaataccaaaatccacagatgctctAGGCCCTTGTATAAAACGCATAGAATTCATGCACATCCCTCCCTAGTTGACCCTTAAAACCTAACACAAGTTACGTGCTGTGTAAATACTTGTTGCACTGTATTCTTTAAGGTATAATGACAAGGAAATAAATCTGTACATATTCAGTTCAGATGcagttttttcaaatgtttttaatccACAGTTGTTTGAATTCCTGGATATGGAACCCATGGATAGGGAGGGCTGACTGTATTATCTTTGGACAACCAGAGAGATGACATCAAGGAGTGAAAGAATACCTTTCCTCCCCACAGATGCCCACACGTGACTGGGGGTGAGCATCCGTAGTGCTAGTGTTGATTGTGAGGCAGTGTTTTACTCAGCACAATAGGGACACATCAAATAACTGATGGACTGAGGGAGCTGAAAGCCTACAGCATATGTGGGACCCCCACAGGCCAACTGGAATTCCAAGGGATGATCCCAGGAGTGAAAGGGACTAAGCGAGAAAACTGGTGACAGAGCCCAGGGGTGCTGGGCCAGAGATGACCAACCCCATGATGGTGTTGTGGGATGTGTGAGAGAGTTGTTGCTGTTGCCCTCTATTTCCTACTagggtttgggtttttttccctAAGTggtcggaaaccaggagccaggaacttgaaacgccatccaggtctcccaggtgggtggcaggaattcaattatttgagccatccttGCTGCCTATCAGGGTCTGCCTTAGGAAATTAGGATTGGGAGCTGGTACTCCATTGTGGGGCACAAGATCCTAACCTTTAGGCTAAGTGCCGGCTTCCTGAGTTAGTTCTTTATCAACAAACCTCATCAACCAGGTGGTGTGGATTTGAGGCCTTTCAAGGCCATTACTGACCTCGCAGCAGCTTTCCTAAACCAAACCTTCCTGCCTATCTTGCTGGCAAAACCCAGAGCATCAAACAAGGATTTCGCTGGCAGTGGATGAAAACCACTGGAGGGTATCACTCTTGTGTGACTACTGATTTTTGAAATGGTTAGTTCCAAGCTCTGTAGAACTTGAAATATTTACAAGAGGATCATACAAAGACCTCTGTGCCAAACTACATGTTTGTTAGTGAGGAGTAGAGCAGAGGCAGCATCAATATGCTGGGGGTACATTCTCTGTTGGGACAAGGTTCCCAGGGAGCAGATAATCAATTCTGGTCTGTAGTGTACATGCCAACTGCAGCTGTGCATGCTCAATGAATACTTACTGGCCATCTGACACCAGAAAAGTGCGTAGCACAGGCAAATCACTTTCAATTTGTCTGTGAAATTTTCATTAAGCAGTGTGATTTCTCTAGGCCGTGTTGATAGTTCAGTTTGTTTTAGTGAAGAAAAAAGCAACATCACACATCCAACAGTGTGATTTATAAAGTCTGCTTTTGAAATGGTGATTAATAAGTTTAGAGGCAGATTCTTTGCTTTGAATCATCATCATCTGCTAAAAATCTGTTATTAGAAGTTCTATTAATTTTTGTAAAGTTttgtctatttgagaggcagagttatggtggggggagacacacacacacatccacacacacatccacacacacacacaagatcttccatctgctagttcactttccaaatggttgcaacagccagggctgaagacaggagccaggagcttcttctgggattcTCGCATTGGTGCAGagccctaagtacttgggccatcttctgttgctttctcaggccattagcagggagctggatcagaagtggagcagccaggacacaaactggcacccatatgggatgccagctttgcaggcaacgcctttacctgccatgccacagtgccagcctcagaagCCTAATTTATTTTAAGCCCTGTAATTAATTACATGGTTGCCTAGTGATAccaattttaaaagtgaaaactcTAAAGGCTTGCAAAAACATTGTTGATAACCAATCTTTGGTAGTCTCTTTGGAAAGGATGCTTTGTTTGCTAGCTACTGTCATTGGTGCTTCAATCGTTACTCAGTGTTATCTACTTCCCTTTACTTGGGAGGCAGCCTCATACAATGAGTTTGGTTATGCAGGTTGGCATAATATCCTGCTCTGCTCTTTCCTTTAGCCCAAGTATCCAAGATGTTCAGAATAGGCTACTGAAAATGTGCTTCTGAACCTAGCTTTCACGCACCTGgaaaaaattattcaattaaaaatggCAAATCTCTAGATAAAGGAAACCTGGTGGCAGTCTACTGTGCATTGTGCAATACTCTCCTTGGGATTAGCTAGAAAGAACATCTTGGTTTTCTTCAGTgagaatttttctctctctctttttttaaagatttatttatttgaaagagttacagagagaggtagagacagagagagaggtcttccatccattggttcactccccagatggctgcaatggctggagctgcgttattccaaagccaggatctaggagcttcttctggatctcccacacaggtacagggtctcaaggacttggggcatcttctactgcttttccaggctatagcagagagctggatcagaagtggagcagccgggtctcgaacagtgcccatatgggatgccggcacttcaggccagggagttaacctgctgctccacagcgccagccccaagcttatcttttaattccatctctcCACAACCCTTTTGAAGTACCCAAATACATCCAACTCATTactccatatttctttttttttttggtaaatatttatttatttggaagacagaattacagagagaggtagagacagagagagaagtcttccatccattggttaactccccagatagctgcaatggccagagctgcactgattggaagccaggagccaggagcttcttctgggtctcccatatgggtgcaggggcccaagcactcgggccatcttctactgctttcccaggccatagcagagagctggattggaagaggagcagccaggactagaaccggtgcccatatgggatgccagcgcttcaggccagggctttaacttgctgcaccacagtgctggccccagaattttgCTCTTTGTAAGCGACATCtaacatgttattttttaaaaaacttaaatacggcctgtgccgtggctcactaggccaatcctccgcctgcggtgccggcacccagggttatagtcccggttggggcgccagattctgtcccggttgctcttcttccagtccagctctctgctgtggcctgggagtgagtgcagtggaggatggcccaagtgcttgggccctgcacccgcatgggagaccaggaggaatcacctggctcctggcttcagactggcacggcgcgctggccgcagtgccggccgtagcggccatttgaggggtgaaccaacggaaagaagacctttctgtctctctctctctctcactgtctaagtctgcctgtccaaaaaaaaaaaaaaaaaacttaaatacaaaaacgtttttgtttctaaaaagtttatttatcttttcaaagataCATACATTCATATTTCTCCCCAAGAGGTTGGGTGTGTCAGCAAGGTTCTAGGGCCTGGGCTATGTGGTTTTGgaacaaaggaagaaagggagaaagggatgtTTGAGAAAAAGAACTAAGACACTATTTTAAAGTATGGCCCATGAATTTGGGCTTTCTAATGTAGACAAGGGGTGTTGTCACCTACAGCAGGGCCTAcaaagggagaaaacagcagagggacAAGGCCTTTGTTTCCCCTGGGTCCCATCCTCCTGGGAAGACTCAGGAGTCAGCACCAGTAGCTGGAAAGTGGTACTGCTTCCACATTCAACCAGCGTGGCTCTGGAAAAGTCGCAACAGTTAAGTCAGGCGCTACCAGCATGCCACCACTTACACAATCCATCCTCCACACTCCCAAGGGCAGTAATGGGAGCACCAAGTAACACAGCAGAAGGCCTGCAGCATCCCTAAGAGGGAGATACTCTGCTGAGGCCACTGGGtaggtgggggaggaggcagtggacagcagcagggggtggcttgCCTTCTCTGGTAGTTTCTCTCTCCCAGAGTGAGGTGTCTCATCCCTGGATGTGTCAGGCTGACAGTCTTGAGCCCACCATGCTTTGTAGGGGGCCAgactgacagagaaggagggagctgACACACTGGATGTGACCTGGCAGGAGGAAATAGGTCAGTAGGAGCAGCACCCACTGAGGTCTCCAAGGCAAAGCTGGACTCAGGATCATCTTTAAAGGAATAAATCCTGTAAGGGGACAAAGCAACCAGGAATGGGGAGACACAGTCCCCTAaagggacgggggggggggggaccagttCTTGTAGCCAGGCCATGCAAAGTCAAGCTTTTGGAATAATCTGTTCCCCCAGTCCCATCCAAAGCTCATGGAGATCCCAGTGGGCTGTGTCTCATGCCCTCCCACGAAGATGACCATCAGGGATAAAGGTAGTTGGTTACACACCAAACAAGAGTGagggataaataaaaaataaatacggATTTCTTTTGGCTCCCCAGCTCACCAGTGCAACTATTCAAATAAAAGCACCACGCTTCTGCCCTGCtacctcctgcctgcccctctcccagAGGTATCTGCCTCCAGCAGGAGGGGAAGGGACCCCAGGGCTGTCACTACTACCTTGGTGGTCAACATCAGAGATCTGGGATAGGTTTAGTTTATGGAACTCCAAGGGTCAAAGGGTCTTCCTAGTTGGGGACAAGGTCTAGAtttgggcaaggggtgggggtgcagggtcaGGGGCAGAGGCAAGGGACAAAGACTATTTCTTGCGAGGCTGCTGCCGTCGAGCCTGCAGTCGCTGCCGAGCCCCTGGGGTCTTGGGTGCTGCACCAATGGAGAAGGAAGGGGCTTCTGACCCGAAAGATCCAATTCTAGCAAGACCATGGGTAGACGTTGAGGACACCCCAAAGGAAAGGCTGCCACCCACTGTGCCtagtgctggggcaggggtgttCTGAGCAAAGGTGAGTGTAGAAGTGCCTCCAACTACAGGCTTGCTCCCGTGGGCGCTGGCCATGTTGAGGACCCCTGGGTCCTGGCTGGGTGCAGCCAGGCTCTTCTGACTCAAGGTCCCCCCAGAGGAGGAGGCATTACCTGTGGTCCCACTCTGTCTAGACCTGAAGCTAAACATTTCAGCAGTGGAGGTGGCGACTTGGGTGGCCCCCCGGGGCTTGGGGCCTCCACTGCCAACCCAGGCCGCTGGTCCCCCAAACGTGAAGGGGGTGCTGCTGGTCCCACTGCTGGTGCTTTGGGTGACTGCACCCAGGGAGGAGCCCGCTGTGGTACTTCTACAGGCTGGCTTGGTGTTTGCAGGGGTACTAAAGGCAGCTGTTGTGGATTTCAAACCACCCAAAGACAACTGGGGGGCACTACCCAAAGCTGGCTGAGTGCGAGCCAGCGCCTGTGTTGCTGTTGGAGCCGGGGCTGCAATGTTCCCCAAAGTGAGAGAGCTGCCAAAGCTGGGGGCAAGGGCTAGCTTGGcagccttctgctgctgcctatCCATGGCCCCACACTTGGCCTGGGGGTTGGCCCCTGGGTACGATGGGAGAGGGGGCTTGGTGCTTGAGCCACAGGGCTTGTTGAATGCTGCAGGGGCTGTTTTAGGGACCATCAGTGGAGGCTGGCTGGGGGTGACCGGAGCTGAGGTTGTGAGGGTGCTGCCCAAACCACCAAAGTGGGCAGTGTTGCTAGTGGCCAACTGGGCAGCTCTGGAGGAGGACTGGCCAAAGGTGGTGACTGTGGCTGAGGCTGGCATGGCAGGAGGCTTGCCAAACTGGACTGTGGAGCCCTCAGTTGGGGCAAAGCTGGCTCCTGAGGCAGGGGGAGCCCCGAAGAGGAAAGGCTTTGCTGTAGTGGAGGCAGTGGTGCCAGTCGCATTGCTCTGGGTGCTGGGCACACCCCTGCCACCAAAGCCAAAAGCAGGCTTCAAAGCCGAGTCTGTGGTGGTACTGGCTGTGGTGACACAAGCCACAGAGGAGGTGGCAGAGGCTTGCCCAGCAAAGACAGGGTGGGTTGGGGCTGGAGCAATGTTGTGCTTGAAGGAGTGGGGAGTGGCCAAGGGCATGACAGGTGCAGGTGGCCCTGGGATGCCACAGTTGGGCGTGACAGTTAGGGAGGACGTTCCAGTGGTCCTGGAAGACACTGTGGTTGCACGGCCAGACAGCAAGGGGCCTTCACTCCCACTTTCAGGGGAGGCTACCACTTTGGACTTGAACTTGGAGGATGCTGAGGtcccagctggagctgcagaggagagggagagagagagagagaaggcagtgctcagtagcaccccccccccccccaggttgcTTGGCAgggtggccggggctggggcaggcggaGATGGGGCTTTTGGCAGATGTCTCTGCCTGAGAAGCTGGAGGGGACTTTCCTGGTACCAGGGACTAGTGTCATGGCAGAAGCGGGGATCAGCCCCGGGAAAGGGGCTGGGGCTTTGGAGTCTGAAAATGTACCTGGAAAGATCGCTGGCTGAGATGCGCCGACAGGAGCTAGAAGGTCAGGTGTCTTTGCAGGCGAAGGGGCCACGGCCTTCGCCACTCCTGCCGATTCCAGGAAGGCTGGGGGGCCCGAAGACTTCTGTGTCTTCTTGGTGCTGGAAGCCGACAGAGTGGCGGTTGGGAAAGCACTCCCAGCAGCAGACAGGGTCGACTTAACCCGCGGCTGGGCGGCAGGCAGCTTCTTGGCGACGGAGCTCAGGGCAGCATCTGTCTTGTCTTCCAAGAGCCTGTTGAGCCGTTGGAACGCCGCTCTCTTTTCCTTGTCGTATTCTTCCGCACTGATGGGGTAGCCGAGCTGCGGCGCAGGAGGCAAGGTCAGCG
The window above is part of the Lepus europaeus isolate LE1 chromosome 13, mLepTim1.pri, whole genome shotgun sequence genome. Proteins encoded here:
- the LOC133772975 gene encoding LOW QUALITY PROTEIN: nuclear envelope pore membrane protein POM 121C-like (The sequence of the model RefSeq protein was modified relative to this genomic sequence to represent the inferred CDS: inserted 2 bases in 1 codon), whose product is MGSYLSKPGPPQPARTQESRDLREKPSRRPAACSPPPTAPAHRVQHVHPALPAPPLRRRPRRPSSRDPGALPDCFVITPRRRYPTQQAQYSLVGVLPTVCWDGCPKKAVLSARNSKMVCGGPGTVRIAPPDSKVMRSPVPAQVTHSVLPLPSAKAADPKASGLNVLQERKKRAVGKEDPVFLDGLQNKRRCHDSNGSGHPTAAPQVANGALAAGVPKPGSLKRGLSSQNSHDPSIKRPCPSALATTYTGGIPSSRRNAITSSYSSTQGLSQPHKRSGPSSSSSSSSASSHPQMPKRPEKKTRQQQLRAPCGLAPPKASQGGRVAEPPKSKTEKGWKCPSPPDVSSRRKRKIQLLPCRRGEPLTLPPAPQLGYPISAEEYDKEKRAAFQRLNRLLEDKTESAGVAKAVAPSPAKTPDLLAPVGASQPAIFPGTFSDSKAPAPFPGLIPASAMTLVPGTXGKSPPASQAETSAKSPISACPSPGHPAKTTGTSSLTVTPNCGIPGPPAPVMPLATPHSFKHNIAPAPTHPVFAGQASATSSVACVTTASTTTDSALKPAFGFGGRGVPSTQSNATGTTASTTAKPFLFGAPPASGASFAPTEGSTVQFGKPPAMPASATVTTFGQSSSRAAQLATSNTAHFGGLGSTLTTSAPVTPSQPPLMVPKTAPAAFNKPCGSSTKPPLPSYPGANPQAKCGAMDRQQQKAAKLALAPSFGSSLTLGNIAAPAPTATQALARTQPALGSAPQLSLGGLKSTTAAFSTPANTKPACRSTTAGSSLGAVTQSTSSGTSSTPFTFGGPAAWVGSGGPKPRGATQVATSTAEMFSFRSRQSGTTGNASSSGGTLSQKSLAAPSQDPGVLNMASAHGSKPVVGGTSTLTFAQNTPAPALGTVGGSLSFGVSSTSTHGLARIGSFGSEAPSFSIGAAPKTPGARQRLQARRQQPRKK